A stretch of Brassica rapa cultivar Chiifu-401-42 chromosome A08, CAAS_Brap_v3.01, whole genome shotgun sequence DNA encodes these proteins:
- the LOC103833647 gene encoding glycine cleavage system H protein 3, mitochondrial, producing MALRMWASSTANALKLSSSASKSHLLPAFSISRCFSSVLEGLKYANSHEWVKHEGSVATIGISDHAQDHLGEVVFVELPEEKSSVSKGKNFGAVESVKATSEIISPISGEVIEVNTKLADSPGLINSSPYEEGWMIKVKPSNPAELESLMGPKEYTKFCEEEDAAH from the exons ATGGCACTGAGAATGTGGGCTTCTTCCACAGCAAACGCTCTCAAGCTCTCCTCTTCTGCTTCCAAATCCCATCTCCTTCCAGCTTTCTCCATCTCCAGATGCTTCTCCTCAG TGTTGGAAGGACTCAAGTATGCAAATTCACATGAGTGGGTCAAACATGAAGGCTCAGTGGCTACCATTGGCATCAGTGACCATGCCCAG GACCATTTAGGAGAAGTTGTGTTTGTGGAGCTGCCAGAAGAGAAAAGTTCAGTGAGCAAAGGAAAAAACTTTGGAGCAGTGGAGAGTGTAAAGGCCACAAGTGAGATTATATCTCCAATCTCTGGTGAAGTCATTGAGGTTAACACAAAGCTCGCCGATTCACCTGGTTTG ATTAACTCAAGCCCCTACGAAGAAGGTTGGATGATAAAGGTGAAACCAAGCAACCCAGCAGAGTTGGAATCCTTGATGGGTCCAAAGGAATACACAAAGTTCTGCGAAGAGGAAGACGCGGCTCACTAG